A single window of Anaerocolumna chitinilytica DNA harbors:
- a CDS encoding GntR family transcriptional regulator, which produces MKKSAEIDYQSSIYLQLREVVRNKIEEGEYLPGTAIPSENALADMYGINRLTVRNAIDELVNEGLLKRVQGKGVYVLAPIERDLEVLGGFSQTMYDKNLQPKTKILQRGQRKAGSKYAEMFKINEEDDLYYIKRLDYANGEAIALQEIFVPYNLVPKMEGIDPSVFSMFEIYKFYGINPVRAWQTLDLVSLTQADARLLDITKDQTVFLFSCITYDESENVIEYSRSYTRGDKCNFTVHFHK; this is translated from the coding sequence TTGAAAAAGTCAGCAGAAATAGATTATCAGTCATCCATTTACTTACAGCTAAGGGAAGTTGTAAGAAATAAAATTGAAGAGGGAGAATATCTTCCTGGTACAGCAATTCCATCCGAGAATGCATTGGCAGATATGTATGGAATTAATAGGCTTACTGTGCGCAATGCAATTGATGAATTGGTAAATGAAGGTCTGTTAAAGCGGGTACAGGGAAAGGGTGTTTATGTCCTTGCACCAATTGAGCGTGACTTAGAAGTCTTAGGCGGTTTTTCACAAACCATGTATGATAAAAATCTGCAGCCAAAGACGAAAATCTTACAAAGAGGCCAACGTAAAGCCGGAAGTAAATATGCCGAGATGTTCAAAATCAACGAAGAAGACGATTTGTATTATATAAAACGCCTGGATTATGCTAATGGAGAAGCAATCGCCTTGCAGGAGATTTTTGTCCCATATAATCTTGTGCCGAAAATGGAAGGAATAGACCCTTCCGTATTCAGTATGTTTGAAATCTATAAATTTTATGGGATAAATCCGGTAAGGGCATGGCAGACTCTTGATTTGGTAAGTTTGACACAGGCGGATGCGAGACTTCTTGATATTACGAAAGATCAGACCGTATTTCTATTTTCTTGTATTACATATGATGAAAGCGAAAATGTTATAGAATATTCTCGTTCGTATACAAGAGGAGATAAATGTAATTTCACGGTACATTTTCATAAATAA
- a CDS encoding PadR family transcriptional regulator translates to MAQKNLLKYILLGLLENEKKTGYDLKKLFETEIGEFWSAKHSQIYLELKRLEEEGYISSETGLFGNKLEKTYYTITDKGQRVLNEWEETPTGELPLNKDEFILKLYFIHDKNDERIQKMLSEQYRLHTSKLSHLKKRMILLFKDEVTRSKNYGHFLILDHAIRREEEYIGWIKQYLQ, encoded by the coding sequence ATGGCTCAAAAAAACTTATTAAAATATATTCTTTTAGGCTTGCTGGAGAACGAAAAAAAAACAGGTTATGATTTAAAAAAATTATTCGAAACAGAAATTGGTGAATTTTGGTCTGCGAAGCATAGTCAGATATACTTAGAATTAAAGCGCTTGGAAGAAGAGGGATATATTTCATCCGAAACTGGTTTATTCGGAAATAAGCTTGAAAAGACATATTATACCATTACAGATAAAGGACAAAGGGTACTAAATGAATGGGAGGAAACCCCCACCGGAGAACTTCCATTAAACAAGGATGAGTTTATTCTTAAATTATATTTTATTCACGATAAAAATGACGAACGCATTCAAAAAATGCTGTCCGAGCAATATAGATTACATACTTCAAAATTATCCCATTTAAAAAAGCGAATGATTCTGCTATTCAAGGATGAAGTAACTCGTTCTAAAAACTACGGTCATTTTTTAATACTTGACCATGCTATTCGAAGAGAAGAAGAATATATTGGCTGGATAAAGCAATATTTGCAATAA
- a CDS encoding nucleoside triphosphate pyrophosphohydrolase family protein, with product MKDMDFNKIIERSIAIRETYHKLEEQYHGQKWSVEEDALAFLTDAGLVGRLTMSQQGRWPNGSNTEAELKHKLSEGIWWLIVLAQRMEIDIGEAMDGFLSKLEKQLQS from the coding sequence ATGAAAGATATGGATTTTAACAAGATTATTGAACGCTCCATCGCCATAAGAGAAACTTATCACAAATTGGAAGAACAATATCATGGTCAAAAGTGGTCGGTTGAGGAAGATGCCCTCGCTTTTCTAACAGATGCCGGTCTGGTTGGCCGTTTAACCATGTCCCAACAAGGGCGTTGGCCGAATGGCAGTAATACAGAAGCCGAACTGAAACATAAGCTTAGTGAAGGTATATGGTGGCTGATAGTTCTGGCGCAACGCATGGAGATTGATATTGGAGAGGCGATGGACGGCTTTTTGTCCAAACTTGAGAAACAGCTGCAGAGTTAA
- a CDS encoding PadR family transcriptional regulator, with protein MVSKLSKYVMGLLHKRPMNPYEVAKLSDKEVIQRWFPMTAASIYTTIKNLEKKGYIAGKSVQEGNFPVKTVYSLSESGEKELSEDLANGLASYEAEASNFGIALFHISSIEKKDALSYLRERLVKLETLLSDTQEHLELYATKIPFNMKMMLIYQQNRLLMEIKTTEELIIEIEKDEKWDYSFTQYLDS; from the coding sequence ATGGTTTCGAAATTATCAAAATATGTTATGGGGTTGCTTCATAAAAGACCCATGAATCCATATGAAGTCGCTAAACTGTCGGACAAAGAGGTAATTCAAAGATGGTTTCCGATGACGGCGGCATCAATTTACACAACAATTAAGAATCTTGAAAAAAAGGGATACATCGCTGGTAAAAGTGTTCAGGAGGGGAATTTTCCGGTAAAAACAGTATATTCATTATCCGAATCCGGGGAAAAAGAACTGAGTGAGGATCTGGCAAATGGTTTAGCCTCCTACGAAGCGGAAGCTAGCAATTTCGGCATAGCACTTTTTCATATAAGCTCGATTGAAAAAAAGGACGCACTAAGTTACTTAAGAGAGCGCCTTGTCAAATTAGAGACGCTGCTTTCGGACACACAGGAACATCTCGAGCTTTACGCCACAAAAATACCGTTTAACATGAAGATGATGCTGATCTACCAGCAAAATCGATTGCTGATGGAAATCAAAACAACGGAGGAGCTAATTATTGAAATTGAGAAGGATGAAAAATGGGATTATTCTTTTACACAATATTTGGATTCGTAA
- a CDS encoding YczE/YyaS/YitT family protein gives MEKVKRYVIFMVGIFINSLGVSLITKANLGTSPISSIPYVLSLNFPFSPGNFTIFFSLLLILLQLLILRNNFKPEHLLQVPVSIVFGYFIDLCMALFKDVQPGWYITKILCLLAGCFILGIGVYMEVLADVVMLPGEAFVRAVVFRWKTEFGITKIAFDITMAVSAGVLSFCYEKRLYGVREGTIVAAVLVGFTARFIGRQQVIRRSTYPKEKKK, from the coding sequence ATGGAAAAAGTTAAGCGTTATGTCATATTTATGGTAGGAATTTTCATTAATTCACTGGGGGTCAGCCTGATTACAAAGGCGAATTTGGGGACATCGCCGATTTCATCTATACCTTATGTGTTAAGCTTGAATTTCCCTTTTTCACCGGGAAATTTTACTATATTTTTCAGCTTGTTATTGATTTTGCTGCAGTTGCTGATATTAAGGAATAATTTTAAGCCGGAACATTTATTGCAGGTTCCGGTATCAATTGTATTTGGGTATTTTATTGATTTATGTATGGCTTTATTTAAAGATGTTCAACCGGGATGGTATATAACTAAAATTTTATGCCTTTTGGCAGGCTGTTTCATTCTTGGAATCGGTGTGTATATGGAAGTTCTTGCGGATGTTGTTATGCTGCCGGGAGAAGCCTTTGTTAGGGCTGTTGTTTTTCGATGGAAAACAGAATTCGGCATTACAAAGATTGCTTTTGATATTACTATGGCAGTGTCAGCAGGGGTATTATCCTTTTGCTATGAAAAACGCCTTTACGGTGTACGGGAAGGCACAATTGTGGCAGCAGTACTGGTAGGGTTTACAGCAAGGTTTATAGGCAGACAACAGGTTATACGCCGAAGTACATATCCGAAAGAGAAGAAAAAATGA
- a CDS encoding TetR/AcrR family transcriptional regulator: protein MSASTKCYSNKETNRLTREAICTALILLMKEQAFDKISITDIVRRAGVSRTAYYNNYSSKQEILYDLVDTLIFEVNQKLLPYTDTRTGKAMQPRKFINAMLEVFTQQQEIYKILFQAHFNHIILDCLNDSMLSNIEDKSDENVYRIYFNAGALYNVFSKWIQSETTNTVEEMTDICLKIYHTPMSQD from the coding sequence ATGTCAGCTTCAACCAAATGCTATTCAAATAAAGAAACCAACCGCTTGACAAGGGAAGCAATATGCACTGCTCTTATCCTACTTATGAAAGAACAAGCCTTTGATAAAATCAGTATTACCGATATTGTAAGACGAGCAGGAGTATCTCGTACCGCATACTACAACAATTATTCGTCCAAGCAAGAAATTCTGTACGATCTTGTGGACACTCTTATTTTCGAAGTCAACCAAAAACTGCTTCCCTATACAGATACTCGAACCGGTAAAGCAATGCAACCAAGAAAATTTATCAACGCTATGTTAGAAGTTTTCACTCAGCAACAAGAGATCTATAAAATATTATTTCAAGCACATTTTAATCATATTATTTTAGACTGCTTAAACGACAGTATGCTTTCCAATATAGAAGACAAGTCGGATGAAAATGTATACCGCATTTATTTTAATGCTGGAGCTTTATATAATGTCTTTTCAAAGTGGATTCAGTCCGAAACGACCAACACAGTTGAAGAAATGACTGATATTTGTCTTAAAATATATCATACTCCCATGTCACAGGATTAA
- a CDS encoding flavodoxin family protein, translating to MSHKILIINGSPRRNGNTSIAVHWVQEGANSKGATVDILNLTSMKNVGNGCIGCRRCQNSDEYRCFINDDISQAVYAMTDYDVIVFAMPLYFGTVPAQMKSFMDRMYSHIKINNGHMANPKFENKAFVIIATTGAENSNGLPLLEEYMKDFALEFKTRLYSFVIPSCNADRNVLLEKIDVREQAEYFGEKLANI from the coding sequence ATGTCGCATAAAATATTGATTATTAACGGAAGTCCTCGAAGGAATGGAAATACTTCGATTGCGGTTCATTGGGTGCAGGAAGGAGCAAATTCAAAAGGTGCTACTGTTGATATATTAAATCTAACATCAATGAAGAATGTGGGTAATGGTTGTATTGGCTGTAGAAGATGCCAAAATTCAGATGAATATCGTTGCTTCATTAACGATGATATTTCTCAAGCAGTGTACGCAATGACAGATTATGATGTTATTGTGTTTGCAATGCCATTGTATTTTGGAACGGTTCCTGCTCAGATGAAGAGTTTTATGGATCGTATGTATAGTCATATTAAAATTAATAACGGTCATATGGCTAATCCTAAATTTGAAAACAAGGCTTTTGTTATTATTGCAACCACAGGAGCCGAGAATAGCAACGGTCTGCCACTTCTGGAGGAATATATGAAGGATTTCGCATTGGAGTTCAAAACCAGGTTGTATTCATTTGTTATCCCGTCTTGTAACGCAGATCGAAATGTGCTTTTAGAAAAAATTGATGTCAGGGAGCAGGCAGAGTACTTTGGCGAAAAATTAGCGAATATTTAA
- a CDS encoding cytidylate kinase-like family protein, translating to MTNSLIFDMINQMYVYSQEHTAPEDAIFEAEASVVKEASQKSNCVIIGRWAVYILRERRECLKVYLYAPIEFRVKRIMETEGLSEKEARKKIQQMDRQRAEHYRYYTHQIWGMASNYQLCIDTSLGMEHTENMILEMLESIKTKEY from the coding sequence ATGACCAACAGCCTTATTTTTGATATGATTAATCAAATGTATGTGTATTCCCAGGAGCATACAGCACCGGAGGATGCTATTTTTGAAGCGGAAGCAAGTGTAGTAAAAGAAGCATCACAGAAAAGCAATTGTGTAATTATAGGTCGGTGGGCCGTTTATATCTTAAGAGAACGTCGTGAATGCTTAAAGGTTTATCTTTACGCCCCAATAGAATTCCGTGTAAAAAGAATTATGGAGACAGAAGGCTTAAGTGAGAAAGAGGCAAGAAAAAAGATACAGCAGATGGATAGACAAAGAGCAGAACATTACCGCTATTATACGCATCAAATTTGGGGAATGGCTTCTAATTATCAGCTATGCATTGATACCTCATTAGGAATGGAACATACGGAAAATATGATTTTAGAAATGCTGGAAAGCATTAAGACGAAGGAATATTAG
- a CDS encoding GntR family transcriptional regulator codes for MSMDNQRPREDAMEKIESYIIENKLKPNDKLPSERNMCMMWEFNRTTLRSAIKQLISEGKIYNKNGSGTFVSRKKLMKNLQDVEGFYETARKEDRIVLSKIISSELCETTKELGRKMELPLGHKLLQVIRVRFLEEVPVMYETSYLDYERFPEIDKYITETSSLYQILVKVYGLDITGGKEKLSIAYCDEKEAHYLEINEGAPVIYQTGVAVDENGKIFEYFKSITRSEYVCFASELKRL; via the coding sequence TTATATTATTGAAAACAAATTAAAACCAAATGATAAATTACCTTCGGAACGAAATATGTGTATGATGTGGGAATTCAACCGTACCACCCTTCGAAGTGCCATCAAGCAGTTGATTTCGGAAGGAAAAATCTACAACAAGAATGGTTCCGGCACCTTTGTATCAAGAAAGAAGCTTATGAAAAATCTCCAGGATGTGGAAGGTTTTTATGAGACGGCAAGGAAAGAAGACCGGATTGTTTTAAGTAAAATAATCAGTTCTGAGCTTTGTGAGACAACAAAAGAATTAGGAAGAAAAATGGAACTGCCATTAGGACATAAGCTTTTACAGGTGATACGTGTCCGTTTTTTAGAAGAGGTTCCGGTGATGTATGAAACTTCATATCTGGATTATGAACGTTTTCCAGAAATAGACAAATATATAACAGAGACTTCTTCGCTGTATCAGATACTTGTAAAAGTATATGGCTTGGATATTACGGGGGGAAAAGAAAAATTAAGCATTGCTTATTGTGATGAAAAAGAAGCACATTATCTTGAGATTAATGAAGGTGCTCCGGTTATTTATCAGACGGGTGTTGCGGTTGATGAAAATGGTAAGATATTTGAATATTTTAAATCTATTACCCGCTCAGAGTATGTCTGCTTTGCCAGCGAATTAAAGCGGCTCTAA
- the cysK gene encoding cysteine synthase A has protein sequence MKKIYESLTDLIGNTPLLRLSHYESGLQAELIAKLEYFNPGGSVKDRIGLAMIEEAEKQGLLTKNSVIIEPTSGNTGIALSCVAAVKGYQVIIVLPETFSHERRKLLTALGAQLVLTPGSEGMPGAIRKAGELAQSIPGSFIPQQFRNPANPEIHRKTTAEEIWRDTEGEIDFFVGGVGTGGTITGVGEALKKKKPDIKIIAVEPFDSPILSSGKSGVHKLQGLAPSFIPDIYNPGVVDEIISVKTEEAYEASKLLAKKEGLLVGISSGAAAFAASRVAAREENKGKTVVVLLPDTGERYLSTPMYEG, from the coding sequence TTGAAGAAAATATACGAGAGTCTTACAGACCTAATTGGGAATACTCCTTTATTAAGGCTTTCCCACTACGAAAGTGGATTACAAGCCGAGCTTATTGCGAAGCTGGAGTACTTTAATCCTGGCGGAAGCGTTAAAGACAGAATCGGGCTGGCAATGATTGAGGAGGCAGAAAAACAGGGACTATTGACAAAGAATTCCGTGATTATAGAGCCGACTAGCGGAAATACCGGAATCGCATTGTCCTGTGTAGCTGCGGTAAAAGGTTATCAGGTAATCATTGTTCTGCCGGAGACATTCAGTCATGAACGACGCAAGTTGCTTACTGCTTTGGGAGCCCAATTGGTTTTAACTCCAGGTAGTGAAGGAATGCCAGGCGCAATCAGAAAAGCAGGAGAATTAGCCCAAAGCATACCCGGTTCTTTTATCCCTCAACAGTTTAGAAATCCTGCTAATCCTGAAATTCACCGTAAGACTACTGCTGAGGAGATATGGCGGGATACCGAAGGAGAAATCGATTTTTTTGTAGGCGGAGTCGGAACAGGCGGAACTATTACCGGAGTTGGAGAAGCTTTAAAAAAGAAAAAGCCTGATATTAAGATAATCGCAGTGGAACCTTTTGATTCACCTATTTTATCCTCAGGAAAATCCGGAGTGCACAAGCTTCAGGGATTGGCTCCTAGTTTTATTCCTGACATATATAATCCGGGAGTTGTTGATGAAATTATTTCTGTAAAGACTGAAGAAGCTTATGAGGCTTCAAAATTGCTTGCGAAAAAAGAAGGCCTACTTGTCGGGATATCGTCGGGGGCTGCCGCTTTTGCTGCCTCCCGTGTGGCAGCCAGAGAAGAAAACAAAGGCAAAACGGTCGTGGTACTGTTACCTGATACGGGCGAAAGGTATCTATCCACACCAATGTATGAAGGTTAA
- the frlD gene encoding fructoselysine 6-kinase, with the protein MKIAAVGDNCMDVYDGLGDAYPGGNPVNVAVYFVRLGGEASYTGAVGTDVYGKRMKDAIGAKGVDTSHIHFLEGTTAITHVELKDGDRVFGDYEEGVLADFKLTQEDIDFLCSQDLVVSGLWGNVEHNLAEIRKRGVKVAFDAATRPDDEASLIAIPHVNYLFFATDDSETEELREKMIEIYKKGPELVIATLGERGSIVYDGTEFVRFGIIPCNVVDTMGAGDSYIAGFLKGILEEKTIEECMKMGASNSSITLEYRGAW; encoded by the coding sequence ATGAAGATAGCAGCGGTTGGGGATAATTGTATGGATGTATATGACGGTTTGGGTGACGCTTATCCAGGTGGAAATCCAGTAAACGTTGCGGTATATTTTGTAAGGCTTGGTGGTGAGGCTTCCTATACGGGTGCAGTCGGAACGGACGTATATGGAAAACGAATGAAGGATGCGATTGGGGCAAAAGGTGTTGATACATCCCACATTCATTTTCTGGAAGGAACTACAGCAATTACCCATGTGGAGCTAAAGGACGGAGACCGTGTCTTTGGAGACTATGAGGAAGGCGTTCTTGCCGATTTTAAATTAACACAGGAAGATATCGATTTTCTTTGCAGTCAGGACTTGGTTGTATCGGGACTATGGGGAAATGTGGAACATAATTTAGCAGAAATTCGCAAACGGGGTGTAAAAGTTGCTTTTGATGCTGCAACAAGGCCAGATGATGAAGCATCATTAATAGCAATACCACATGTGAATTATTTGTTTTTTGCGACAGATGACTCAGAGACAGAAGAGCTGAGAGAAAAAATGATTGAGATTTACAAAAAGGGTCCCGAGCTTGTAATTGCAACATTAGGAGAGCGTGGAAGCATTGTATATGATGGAACTGAATTTGTCCGGTTTGGAATCATTCCATGTAATGTGGTAGATACAATGGGAGCCGGAGATAGCTATATAGCAGGATTTTTAAAAGGTATATTAGAAGAAAAAACCATAGAAGAATGTATGAAAATGGGAGCCTCCAATTCCAGTATTACGCTGGAATATCGGGGAGCTTGGTAG
- a CDS encoding SIS domain-containing protein: protein MLKFNEQQQIDSVKGALMIRPQIEKAVDEIQKEGFDGLYFIGIGGTWASGMQVEVYLRGRSSLPVYVENAAEFITTGNKRFTNKSVVIFSSVTGSTTEMVDAIKKAKEVGARVLGFIDVEDTPLAKLCDTCISYPMNEQLKFYMVANRLMYNNGEFPDYDIYNQEMEKYLPMALVEVEKKADEWAAVYAKEKYQYYKEHPDMPHYFIGAGNQWGATYSYAMCYWEEQLWIRTKSITSAEFFHGMLEIIEAETPVTVFIGEDEQRPLSERVAAFLPKVCKNYTVIDTKDYELKGIRSEYRGSVSHLVMHAVNNRVDAYMEKEFRHPMVIRRYYRQFNY from the coding sequence ATGTTAAAATTCAATGAACAACAACAAATAGATAGTGTGAAGGGTGCTTTAATGATCCGTCCTCAAATAGAAAAAGCAGTTGATGAAATCCAAAAAGAGGGATTTGACGGACTCTATTTTATAGGAATTGGAGGTACATGGGCTTCTGGTATGCAGGTTGAGGTATATTTAAGAGGAAGAAGTTCATTACCGGTATATGTGGAAAATGCTGCGGAATTTATTACCACTGGAAATAAGCGTTTTACCAATAAATCAGTAGTCATTTTTTCTTCTGTAACAGGAAGCACAACAGAGATGGTAGATGCCATAAAAAAAGCGAAAGAGGTAGGAGCAAGAGTGTTGGGCTTTATTGATGTAGAAGATACACCACTGGCAAAATTATGTGATACCTGCATTTCTTATCCGATGAATGAACAATTAAAATTTTACATGGTAGCAAACCGATTAATGTATAACAATGGTGAATTTCCGGATTATGATATTTATAATCAGGAAATGGAGAAATATCTTCCTATGGCCCTTGTAGAAGTTGAAAAGAAAGCCGACGAATGGGCAGCGGTATACGCAAAAGAAAAATACCAATACTATAAAGAGCATCCGGATATGCCGCATTACTTCATCGGTGCGGGTAACCAATGGGGAGCCACCTATTCGTATGCGATGTGTTACTGGGAGGAACAGCTCTGGATTCGAACAAAATCAATTACTTCCGCTGAATTTTTCCATGGAATGCTGGAGATAATCGAGGCAGAAACACCTGTAACCGTATTTATTGGGGAAGATGAACAAAGACCATTGTCCGAGCGGGTTGCTGCATTTTTACCGAAGGTATGTAAGAATTATACCGTAATTGATACCAAAGACTATGAACTGAAAGGTATTCGGTCTGAGTATAGAGGATCTGTTTCTCATTTGGTAATGCATGCAGTCAATAATCGTGTAGATGCCTACATGGAAAAAGAATTCAGACACCCAATGGTTATTCGACGTTATTATCGACAGTTCAATTATTAA
- a CDS encoding zinc-binding metallopeptidase family protein, with amino-acid sequence MIIEKSRLDSEETMKKEIEMMNSFGSRTTGSKGHQEFITWIKQQLGSMGFEIYSDTYTFERWEEKKRALFINQQEIHVSSVYPYSGETDHNGVTGELIYVKNGNYNKAKGKIAVIKINTVKKLPIGLIMNKREAFPSNTGIAAGDGDLVLTSVLKNPNLKKAREKGVKAVILIWNGVSNNKVEDQYLPFTDQYKGIPAIWVNETEGKKVLAAAERKEQGTIILEAEKQDSASTESFYVKIEGKNKEETILINSHSDGINVVEENGALGMLSMIRYLQNSHPERTMIFAFITGHFRLPVFKGTSQATSTWLLKHPELWDGENGNKKAVAGITVEHLGSMEWKENAEGEYEATGNIQTEYTYIGNKKMGEIWKQAIENRSLTRTVMIRGHNKFEFGESQPLFEAGIPVIGLIQMPDYLTVSSKGMEMDKFNISLMREQVESLIEAILIVDKTSREQLGKSDGYSFFFGNVK; translated from the coding sequence ATGATAATAGAGAAGAGTAGATTAGATTCGGAAGAAACGATGAAAAAAGAAATAGAAATGATGAACTCCTTTGGAAGTCGAACAACGGGTTCAAAAGGTCATCAAGAATTTATCACATGGATTAAGCAGCAGCTTGGTTCTATGGGATTTGAAATATATAGTGATACCTATACTTTTGAACGCTGGGAGGAAAAGAAAAGGGCTTTATTTATAAACCAGCAAGAAATTCATGTATCCTCTGTTTACCCATATTCCGGTGAGACGGATCATAATGGAGTAACTGGAGAACTGATTTATGTTAAAAACGGAAACTATAATAAAGCAAAAGGGAAAATTGCTGTCATAAAAATCAATACAGTAAAAAAACTCCCGATTGGACTTATTATGAATAAAAGGGAGGCTTTTCCTAGTAATACAGGGATTGCAGCAGGAGATGGTGATCTTGTATTGACTTCTGTATTAAAAAATCCTAATTTAAAAAAGGCAAGAGAAAAGGGTGTAAAAGCGGTTATATTAATTTGGAACGGTGTATCCAATAATAAGGTAGAAGATCAGTATTTACCATTTACAGATCAGTATAAGGGTATACCGGCGATATGGGTGAATGAGACAGAAGGAAAAAAAGTGCTTGCAGCAGCAGAAAGAAAAGAACAAGGGACAATCATACTAGAAGCAGAGAAACAAGATAGCGCATCAACGGAAAGCTTTTACGTGAAAATAGAAGGTAAAAACAAAGAAGAAACGATTCTGATTAATTCTCATTCGGATGGGATTAATGTGGTAGAGGAAAATGGAGCTCTTGGAATGCTCTCCATGATACGTTATTTACAAAACAGCCACCCGGAGCGCACCATGATTTTTGCTTTTATAACGGGACATTTTCGTTTGCCAGTATTTAAAGGAACCTCACAAGCAACCTCAACCTGGTTATTGAAGCATCCAGAATTATGGGATGGAGAGAATGGCAATAAAAAAGCGGTTGCAGGAATCACAGTAGAGCATTTGGGCAGCATGGAATGGAAAGAAAATGCAGAAGGAGAATATGAGGCAACAGGAAATATTCAAACGGAATATACTTATATAGGAAATAAAAAGATGGGAGAAATATGGAAACAGGCAATTGAAAATAGAAGCCTGACACGAACAGTTATGATTAGAGGGCATAATAAGTTTGAATTTGGTGAAAGTCAGCCTCTATTCGAAGCAGGCATTCCGGTTATTGGGCTTATTCAAATGCCTGATTATTTAACGGTAAGTAGTAAAGGCATGGAAATGGACAAATTTAATATTAGTCTCATGAGGGAACAGGTGGAATCGCTGATAGAAGCAATTCTCATAGTAGACAAAACATCGAGAGAGCAACTTGGAAAGTCTGATGGATATTCATTTTTCTTTGGAAATGTTAAATAA